In a genomic window of Wyeomyia smithii strain HCP4-BCI-WySm-NY-G18 chromosome 1, ASM2978416v1, whole genome shotgun sequence:
- the LOC129718029 gene encoding alkyldihydroxyacetonephosphate synthase-like — translation MSESQPSSACLDPDAAIAVHSAIPKHRQHLLKWNGWGYKDSRFEYTNGTLIFTGDRYPIGGSVSLPYFKEYVEKYLGVDLDNRREGNPLPQHYPDPVPCSEFTSQLAQHRIEFSQAGEDRLVRCHGQTLHDIHTLRAGSFKRIPDVVVFPTSHQQVVQVVQAASESDVVVIPYGGGTSVSGASTCPENETRPIALLDTSQMNKLLWFNKENLTACFEAGIVGQDLERVVRKLGYTVGHEPDSYEFSTLGGWVATRASGMKKNLYGNIEDIVVKVRMVTAQGVLDKNVTIPRMSCGPDFDHIVLGSEGTLGVVTEVVIKLRPIPEVKKYGSLVFPDFESGIKCLREIAKHRLQPASIRLIDNEQFVFGQALKPAGGPLTHLSGALQKAYITKFKGMSLEKIAIVTLLFEGNAKDVKRHEQQILGIAMKYGGFSAGSTNGEKGYILTFVIAYIRDLALEYSVVAESFETSVAWDRCEILCTNVKNRIRKECAKHSIKHYLISCRVTQSYDAGACVYFYFGFNHTGFSSPVHIYETIEAQARDEILACGGSISHHHGVGKIRSRWYPQTVSEVGVALYRATKRQLDPKNIFAAGNFLPLEETEKNVCESQKLISKL, via the exons ATGAGCGAGAGCCAGCCCAGCTCGGCTTGTCTGGATCCTGACGCCGCCATAGCCGTTCATAGTGCCATTCCAAAGCACCG CCAGCACCTGTTAAAATGGAACGGATGGGGCTACAAAGATTCACGCTTCGAGTACACCAATGGCACGCTAATTTTCACCGGTGATCG GTATCCAATAGGTGGTTCGGTATCGCTGCCATACTTCAAGGAGTATGTCGAAAAGTACCTTGGGGTAGATCTAGACAATCGCCGCGAGGGTAATCCGTTGCCGCAGCACTACCCGGATCCGGTTCCATGCTCGGAATTCACATCACAGCTCGCGCAGCACCGCATCGAGTTTAGTCAGGCAGGTGAAGATCGACTTGTTCGATGCCACGGTCAAACTTTGCACGATATTCACACGCTACGTGCGGGAAGTTTCAAACGGATTCCGGATGTCGTAGTGTTCCCCACCAGTCATCAGCAGGTTGTACAAGTAGTACAGGCAGCAAGTGAGAGTGACGTTGTGGTGATCCCGTACGGAGGTGGAACTTCCGTGTCCGGAGCATCGACATGCCCAGAAAACGAAACTAGACCAATCGCGTTACTAGATACCAGCCAGATGAACAAATTGCTATGGTTTAACAAGGAAAATTTAACTGCATGCTTTGAGGCTGGGATTGTGGGGCAGGATTTAGAACGCGTTGTTCGGAAACTCGGTTATACTGTGGGACACGAACCAGATAGTTATGAGTTCTCCACCTTAGGGGGCTGGGTTGCCACGAGAGCTTCCGGTATGAAGAAAAACCTTTACGGAAACATCGAGGATATAGTGGTAAAGGTGCGAATGGTGACTGCTCAAGGAGTGCTGGACAAAAACGTTACCATTCCAAGAATGTCGTGTGGTCCAGATTTCGACCACATCGTGCTCGGCTCGGAGGGCACACTAGGAGTTGTGACGGAGGTTGTGATCAAACTGCGCCCCATACCGGAGGTGAAAAAATATGGTTCTCTGGTGTTTCCGGATTTCGAGTCCGGGATAAAGTGTCTCCGAGAGATAGCCAAACACCGGCTGCAGCCAGCCAGCATTCGTTTGATCGATAACGAACAATTCGTGTTTGGTCAAGCCTTGAAACCTGCCGGGGGACCTTTAACCCACTTGTCCGGAGCCCTGCAGAAGGCTTATATCACCAAGTTCAAGGGTATGAGTTTGGAAAAGATAGCAATAGTCACCCTGCTGTTCGAAGGCAACGCCAAGGATGTCAAACGGCACGAGCAGCAGATTCTGGGGATCGCCATGAAGTACGGAGGTTTTTCTGCCGGTAGCACAAACGGTGAAAAAGGCTACATTCTCACCTTCGTGATCGCCTACATCAGG GATCTAGCTCTCGAGTATAGTGTAGTAGCAGAATCGTTTGAGACATCGGTTGCATGGGATCGATGCGAAATACTCTGTACCAATGTGAAAAACAGAATTCGGAAG GAATGTGCCAAACACAGCATCAAACACTACCTCATCTCGTGTCGGGTGACGCAATCATACGACGCCGGAGCGTGCGTGTATTTTTACTTCGGTTTTAACCACACCGGTTTCTCCAGCCCAGTGCACATCTACGAAACCATCGAAGCGCAGGCCCGCGACGAAATCCTTGCCTGCGGTGGATCTATCTCGCATCATCACGGCGTCGGGAAGATACGGTCCCGCTGGTACCCCCAAACCGTATCCGAGGTGGGCGTCGCTCTGTACCGGGCCACCAAACGTCAGCTAGATCCAAAGAATATCTTCGCCGCGGGCAATTTCCTTCCACTGGAGGAGACGGAGAAAAATGTGTGCGAAAGTCAGAAGCTCATTTCCAAACTGTAG
- the LOC129717306 gene encoding odorant receptor 22c-like, which yields MTTRVNKSFKFRPSANFSSTDDTLMELIITFLEILGYWTRADGVLHSWRAKLSFLLIIIWYTIPAFAFVYRQATGFRELIKALIEIIIIGKIICQTLSVIQSRPLLEKVYHEVRAILQHCSVDTQYDIQAAVRDTGSHTNRFFRLYLTCEISASAVFSMIPVFITCVKYAVDAVVPLLTLSVEADFVLFDHTSSFWVWLPTALVSSMEMLLLTLMACVQDSFNWCMVYQVSRLFSIIRMKASRLDELLESEIFGEKLEEIVRMQDVAYRSAKQLKKVLSPLLLLLYGTCVVSLCMTMMVLTIARGDWQLLTNMIILVWYIFFQIFSYSVLGTELMNASTSVADAVYRIHWYKRRIAEQRLLLIVMMRSQRGASLTATDFFIVNRASFGMALRSAFSYFTVLRQFYASK from the exons ATGACGACCCGTGTCAATAAGTCCTTTAAATTTCGACCGTCCGCTAACTTCTCATCGACTGACGACACGTTAATGGAGCTGATCATCACATTTCTAGAAATCCTAGGATATTGGACGCGGGCCGATGGAGTTTTGCATTCATGGAGGGCCAAACTTTCGTTTCTTTTAATCATCATCTGGTACACAATTCCGGCCTTCGCTTTTGTCTACCGCCAAGCGACTGGTTTTCGTGAGTTAATAAAAGCCTTGATAGAGATTATCATTATTGGAAAAATAATATGTCAGACCTTAAGTGTAATTCAGTCTCGACCATTACTGGAAAAAGTCTATCACGAAGTTCGAGCGATTTTGCAGCATTGCTCTGTCGATACACAGTACGATATCCAAGCTGCAGTGCGTGATACAGGTAGCCACACCAACCGATTTTTCAGATTATATCTGACTTGCGAGATATCGGCTTCAGCAGTCTTCTCTATGATACCTGTATTTATCACCTGTGTCAAATATGCGGTGGATGCAGTTGTTCCACTTCTAACCTTGAGTGTGGAAGCAGA TTTCGTATTGTTCGATCATACATCTAGTTTTTGGGTATGGCTACCAACGGCGTTGGTGAGTTCTATGGAGATGCTATTGCTCACTTTGATGGCATGTGTACAGGACAGTTTCAACTGGTGCATGGTGTATCAAGTTTCACGTTTGTTCAGCATCATTCGTATGAAGGCCAGTAGATTGGACGAATTATTGGAGAGCGAAATTTTTGGTGAGAAATTGGAGGAGATCGTGAGGATGCAGGATGTTGCGTACAG AAGTGCCAAACAGTTGAAGAAAGTTCTCAGCCCATTGTTGCTACTACTTTATGGGACTTGTGTTGTCTCACTTTGTATGACAATGATGGTGCTAACAATA GCGAGAGGAGATTGGCAACTACTAACCAATATGATCATTTTGGTTTGGTacatatttttccaaatattcTCCTACTCGGTGCTGGGCACAGAGCTGATGAATGCG AGTACATCCGTTGCGGACGCTGTGTATAGAATCCATTGGTACAAACGCCGAATCGCCGAGCAGCGTTTGTTATTGATCGTTATGATGCGATCGCAACGCGGAGCGAGTTTAACGGCGACTGATTTTTTCATCGTTAACAGAGCGAGCTTTGGTATG GCGCTTCGTTCGGCATTTTCGTACTTCACTGTTCTAAGACAGTTCTATGCGTCAAAGTGA